From the Primulina tabacum isolate GXHZ01 chromosome 3, ASM2559414v2, whole genome shotgun sequence genome, one window contains:
- the LOC142538686 gene encoding uncharacterized protein LOC142538686, translated as MNDNSNNQDNDNNNNNNNNNNNNNNNNNNQEHDQLRTLRHHMNPIRTNRQMIEFMCNGTFEDKNPNEAVEYLDSLAENAQNWDNIGTIEPPTTKNNNSTNGVGIYNLKDDIDIQAKLASLARKIESLEMKKSECLHEQANHVNNYKKSILDPFSPSYNPGWKNHPNFSLRNDNNAQPSQQYFQNNQNHQGYIPYVTPPRKNFEDVIHAFIQKQESINIQNSQSMSDLKETLAKFAYALNIHEKGKFPFQPQPNLPHALTNHKKQKNDSDIYEVFKQVKINILLLDAIKQVPSYAKFLKDLCTVKRKLHVKKKAFLAEQVSSILQNNFSLKYKDPGCPTISCIIGENKIKKALLDLGASVNLLPYSVYEKPNLGRPFLATSNALINCRNGIMKLSFGNMTLELNVFHLCKVLPLELKYVFLGENKTFLDVISSTLLPNQEDGYSGYYQIPISLEDQEKTTFTCPFGTFAFKRMPFGLCNAPATFQRCMLSIFSDMIEEYVEVFMDDITVFGNTFENCLKNLEELLKSDHSAIKYLSNKQDAKPRLACGGHFSSNKTATKILQCGFYWPSLFKDTHLFCKSCENCQKMGSISKRNMMPLNPIIIIEIFDSWGIDFMGPFPLSFGYTYILVAVDYVSKWIEAIACRTNDHKVVIKFLKENIFSRFGISRAIISDEGSHFINKSFSSLLRKYDITHKVSNPYHPQSNGQVELANREIKQILEKTVNPNRKDWSLRLTDALWAYRTAFKTSLGMSPYRLELEIQERRIIQNKDYSAIEYTVKSSGYLRRLFRLLKFNGGVMILKKLFGKQNLV; from the exons atgaatgataattcaaataatcaagataatgataataataataataataataataataataataataataataataataataataatcaagaacatgatcaattaagaacacttaggcaccatatgaaccctattagaacta ataggcaaatgatagaattcatgtgtaatggaacttttgaagataaaaacccaaatgaagctgttgaatatttggattcattagcagaaaatgctcaaaattgggataatataggcacgatagaaccaccaacaactaaaaacaataattcaacaaatggagtaggtatctataatcttaaagatgatatagatattcaagctaaacttgcatctttagcaagaaaaattgagtcattagaaatgaaaaagagtg aatgtctccatgaacaagcaaatcatgttaacaattataaaaaatcaatactagatcctttttcaccatcatataatcctggatggaaaaatcatcctaattttagtttgaggaatgataataatgcacaaccgtcacaacaatattttcaaaataaccaaaatcatcaaggttatattccttatgttacacctccaagaaaaaactttgaagatgtaattcatgcatttatccaaaagcaagagtctatcaatattcaaaacagtcaatctatgagtgatttgaaagaaactcttgcaaaatttgcatatgcacttaatattcatgaaaaaggaaaatttccatttcaacctcaacctaat cttcctcatgcattaacaaatcataaaaaacaaaaaaatgattctgatatctatgaagtttttaaacaagtgaagataaatattctattattagatgctattaaacaagtaccttcttatgcaaaatttttaaaagacttatgtactgtaaagagaaaattgcatgtgaagaaaaaagcattcttggctgaacaagtaagttctattcttcaaaataattttagtttaaaatataaagatcctggttgtccaacaatttcatgtattattggagaaaataaaattaaaaaagctttgttggatttgggagcaagtgtgaatttacttccttattcagtttatgaaaaacctaat ttgggacgaccatttctagcaacttcaaatgctttaattaattgtcgaaatggaataatgaaattgtcttttggaaatatgactctagaacttaatgtgttccatttatgtaaa gttttaccattagaattgaaatatgtatttcttggtgaaaataaaacatttcttgatgtaatttcttccactcttttgccaaatcaagaa gatgggtattcggggtattatcaaatacctatatcattagaagatcaagaaaaaactacttttacttgtcctttcggaacttttgcatttaaaagaatgccatttggtttatgtaatgctccggctacttttcaaagatgcatgttaagtattttcagtgatatgattgaagaatatgtagaagtttttatggatgatataactgtttttggaaacacatttgaaaattgtcttaaaaatctagaagaattattaaaaag cgatcattctgccataaaatatttatcaaataaacaagatgctaagccaagatt agcatgtggaggtcatttttcatccaataaaacagctacaaaaatcttacaatgtggattttattggccgtctttattcaaagatacgcatttattttgcaaatcttgtgaaaactgtcagaagatgggatcaatttcaaaacgaaacatgatgcctttaaatccaatcataattattgaaatatttgatagttgggggatagattttatgggtccatttccattatcttttggatatacgtacattttagtcgctgttgattatgtttcaaaatggattgaagcaattgcatgtagaactaatgatcataaagttgttataaaatttttaaaagaaaatatttttagccgatttggaatatctagagcaataattagtgatgagggaagtcattttataaataaatcattttcttctttgttaagaaaatatgacattacacataaagtttctaacccatatcatcctcaaagtaatggtcaagttgaacttgcaaatagagaaataaaacaaattttagagaaaacagttaatccaaatcgaaaagattggtctttaagattaactgatgcattatgggcatatagaactgcatttaaaacatcattagggatgtcaccatatag